The Mesorhizobium sp. AR10 genome includes the window TACAGCAAGAAGCCAACCAGCCTCCAAAATGCTGTTTTGCCGGTTCTCCATTAGCTCATGTCTCCTCATGCTCGATTTGACCCCGCGGCGGCTGATGGTGCCTTCGTCGAATTCCTCAAAGGGCCGACGGGGCGCCATTGATATCGTTCCGTTCCCGAAGCAATCGAGCCCGATTGCCGTACGGTGGCGGGCTTTGGTGCACCCGGCAGGGATCGAACCTGCATCTGCCCTGGGAGACTTGCTCTATCCTGGTTGAGCTACGAATGCGAATATTGGCACGCTAAGGCAGTAAGGTCGTTTGATCAATTTAGGCTTGGGGGCAACCGACACCTGCAATGGGCGTAGGTCAGGCAGCGCTGGTACTGATCTAACGAATCGCAAGATGTTGCCGTGCCGGTACCTTCTCGCTCGCTCTTGAGAAGGGCGAAGTCCGGACAAAGACCTGACCGACAACGGTATTCCTTGCTGCTACCTCGCCGCATGTGCGAGGAGGGCCTGCTCGTGAAGGTGAGCCATGGGCGCTACCGTGCGGCAGTTTCCCTAAGCGGTTGACGGCACGTACGAACGGCTCTTGAGGATGCAGGAGGCCCGACGGGACACCGCCTGATAGAAGGTTCCGGACTCTTCGGTAGCTCTGAATTGAGTTTACGATTGGTCGCAGCTTGAGCTCGGGTTCAGTCTGCGATGTCGAGGCCGGCTTTCCGCAGCGAGCCGAGGAAAAGCTCGACGTCTTGCGAACGGGCCAACCGTGTCGAAACCATCTGGCGCATGCTCTTCACCAAATCAGGTTGATTTTGGTTCAGCCATTCAACCTCGCGATCAGCCTCGATTTTGTATCCTGCTTCGCCGAAAACAGCAGCAGCAATCACATGGTAGATCGGGTTGGAAGGAGCCGGCGATTTCTTGATCCACGTGGCTGCCTGCGGATGGTCGCCGCTGAAATAGGCGCAAAGTGCCAGATCCGCCTCGTAGTACGCCGAGGAGCCCGGATTGCGTTGGCGCGCCTCCGCAATCAACTGGCATCCGTCATGCCAATTTCCGGAAACCGCAAGGCGCTGTCCATATTCGCCCATAAACTCGGTGTCGTTCGGGTTGATGGTCAAAGTCTGCTTGCCCACTTTCAATGCCGCATCGATCTCCTTGTGGAAATAGAGCGCAACCATTTCTGCCTGGCGCCCCCGGATGTTGACAGGGTCAACCCCCACAGACCGCCTTGCTGCCGCCAAGGCGCGCTCGAGCGCGGCGGCGGACAATGCAGGGTCGCGTGGAAACTCGAATCGATAGTCATCTATGTAGATCAGCGACAGAAGGCCCCAGGCGGTGGCGTAAGTAGGAAAGCGGTCCACCGCCTTCTCGAGGCAAGCTCGTACCGATGAACGGCTTTCTGCATCGACATCGACCCGATATTCATAGAAGGAAAGCGTGCAGGAATAGGCGGCCCAATCGTCGGGCGGATTGTCGACGCGGAGATTGGCATCCGCCTGGAAGATGACGCCATATGCCTGGGCCAGGCTCGTCGATACATTGCGCGCGATGTCGGTCTGGGCTTGCCAAAGCTCAGCTACGTTCAGACCGCCATCATAACTCTCGGCCCACAGAACAGAGCCGTCCCCCCGGTTGAGCAGCCGGACCCGAAGCCGAAAGGCGTCGACCGACAGGTTGACGCTTCCTGCCAGGACAAATCGTGGTGGCGAGACCGACGTATCGGCTCCGTTTGCGACCGACTCCACGACGACGACGTCCTTGAACTTGGAAAGATGGCTGACGACTTCCTGCTTCAATCCACTCGCGATGGCTGCCGCGGCGTTTGTGCCGGTTAGATCGTCAAATGACTCGACCAGCACGCGCGGTATTTCCGGCGCGCCCGATCTGGCAGAGGGCCACCACCATGCCAATACAGATGCTCCTGCCGCGAGAAGGGCCACAAGCGCGGCCGGCAGCAGCAGTCGTGACGCCATCCGCCGAACCCGAGGTTCAGCGATTGTCGGAGAAACAACCGGCACCGGGAGTTCCGCCAAAGGCTGTTGCGAGCGAAGCGAGAAGACGGGGACGTAGCCACCCTTTGGAATCGTGATGAGAATTGGGTCGGTGTGTCCGGACGTCAGATAATAACGCTCGAGCGCACGCCTGAGGTGGCCAGCCTCGATGCGGACGATTGGATCCGTCTGAGGGTCAAACGACTCACCGCGGCCGAACACTTCGACCGCGATCGAATAGGCCTTGATGCGATCGCCGCGTCCCGACAATGCCTCCTCAACCACATGACTGAGGAAACGGTGCTCGCGCCCGGTGGCATCGAAGTCTGGACTATTGAGGATCAGGGCAATCTGGGCGCGGCAATCCTCAATAGGGAGAGCATGCTCCCCTATGGAGAATGTTCCAGTCTGGACCAAATTACCCTCGTTCGATCCTGCAACCGTGGGTTCTTGCGCCTGTGTGGTTACATGGTCTCCCACGTAACTTACATTCCACTGCTGGCTTTCGGCAATATAATTCGATCGGAGCAAGAATCGGACCGGCGCTCAGATCAAAAAAATATCGATATTTTATTCAAATCAATGCGATATGACAAAAGAAGACTGGCCAGCTTATAGACAACAAGCGGTCTCGCCGGAAGTAGGCCTGTTTCCGCAGTTTGAACTGGCGATCCGTCATCTGGTGCATCGGAGCGAGAGCTTTCGTGATATATGTAAGGAACTTGCGGCACCCGGGCTTGCGCTTTCAGGAGGGCACTACGCAAATGTCCAATCGTAGGAGCAAAACTTTAGGCGCGGCCGCATTGTTGATGCTCACCGGTCCTGCGTTTGCCGCCGACGTTCCGGATGCAGCCCCGCCGATCGAGCACAGCTGGCGGTTCCAGGTCTCCCTGTATGGATGGGCGACGGCAATAAACGGTGATGTCGGCATTCGCGGCCTGCCTCCGGCAAACGTGGACATCAGCGCCTGGGACGCAATCCAGCATCTCGATGCTGTGCCGGTAGCTGGCTCCATTCTTGCTACCGATGGCACATGGCTTTTTTATTCGGACGCAATGTGGGTGAAGGTTGCCGCCGACGCGAATGTCGGACCGCTGACGGGATCGGTCCGCTTTGAGCAGGAGGAAGTGCTTGTAACCGGACTGGTGGGGCACAGCCTGCCGGTCAACATTCCCGACCTGGAATTGTTCGCGACGGCGGGGCTGCGCTATCAGCACTACAGCGTGAACCTCTCCATAGATCCCGCCCTTTTCCCTGGAACAAGCCGCAGCGGCTCCAAGGGCTGGGTGGATCCCATCATTGGCCTGGCTGCTCACTACGACATCGACGATCGCTGGTTCATCAACGCCATGGCCGATATCGGCGGGTTTGGCGTGAGTTCCGATTTCACGGCTCAGGGTTTTGCTGCTGTCGGTTACAACTGGACGCCAACGATATCGACCGCCCTGGGCTATCGAGTGCTCTACACCGATTATCAGGACGGGGGCTTCAGCTATAACGTAACGCAGCACGGACTGTTTTCGAGCGTCGCATTCCGCTTTTAGGACGGCTTCGGAACGGGGAGAGGTTTTGAGAAATTGTTTGTGAACCCGTCCAATGTCAGACGCGTCAACCACGTCTTGTTGGGGGCAGTGTTAAGCTTGTCTTTGGGGTGCGCGTCCCGTCCGACGAATGTGCTGCTGCCAGTGGCCGACACGTCCCCTTCCACCAGCAAGGTGGAGATGCTGGTGACGACGACACGCAGTCGTTCCTCCAATCCTGCAGAAATGTATACGGGCGAGCGCGGGCTCGCCCCCTCGTTCGCGGACATTACAGTGTCTATCCCACCGGCGTCCGTGCGCAAGGTCGGCGAGGTCGCCTGGCCCAAGAAGCTGCCCTCAAACCCGGCAACCGATTTCGCGGTGGTGAAAGCCGAAGAAATAACACGAGATGGCGCGAAGGACTGGCTACGCGCCTCGGTCAGGAAGAGCCCGGACCACAGCGTGCTGGTCTTCATCCATGGCTTCAACAACCGCTTCGAAGACTCCCTTTATCGCTTTGCGCAGATCGCCCACGATACGGGCACAAACAGCGCTCCGATTTTGGTCACATGGCCCTCCCGAGGCAGTACGCTGGCCTATGGCTACGATCGCGAAAGCACCAACTACACGCGAGATGCGCTCGAGACGCTGTTCCAGTACCTCGCTCACGATCGCGAAGTAAAAGAGGTTTCGATCCTCGCTCATTCGATGGGCAACTGGCTTGCACTGGAATCCCTGCGCCAGATGGCGATCCGCAATGGCGGTCTGCCGACGAAGTTCAAGAACGTGATGCTGGCTGCGCCTGACGTCGACGTCGACGTCTTTCGCACGCAGATTGCCGACATGGGCAAACAGCACCCGCAGTTCACCCTGTTTGTCTCGCAGGATGACCGGGCGCTCGCATTTTCGCGACGGGTCTGGGGCAACATCCCGCGCCTCGGATCCATCGATCCGGAGCTGGCTCCGTACAAGGAAGAACTCGCGAGCAACAATGTAACCGTCATCGACCTGACGAAGGTCAAATCGGGAGACAGCTTGAATCACGGCAAGTTCGCCTCGTCTCCGCAGATCGTGCAACTGATCGGGGCGCGGATGGCCGCCGGCCAGACCCTGACCGACAGCAGGGTCGGCCTTGGCGACACGATCGTGCAAGCGACGACCGGCGCGGCAGCAGCGGCTGGCAGTGCTGCAGGGTTGGTGATTTCGGCACCTGTTGCAGCGATCGATCAGAACACCAGGGAAAACTATGGCAATCAGGTCGAGAGTTTAACCGGTTCTCCAAGCGGCCAGGCCAACAAGGGATGCGAGACTTCTGCGAAAGGCTGCAAGAAAGTAATGACTCAACGAGGCCAGGGCGGCAGCGAAGCTTATTGATGCCCAATCTCGAAATTGCTTCTCGCGTTCCGTGAGAATGGCATTCAGATGGCAACGAGCGAGCACAGCCACACCGCGAGCAACGCCTCTGCGGGTCCTGCATGGCTGGAAGGGGGATGATGCATCGCATCGCTCGGATAGCGCTCGCCATCATCCTGTCACTGGCTGTTGCAGTTTTGACTGCCTGGGCCGGATTTGCCATGTGGTATCGCCTGCCTGGGGGAGAGCCTGGTCGGGTTGTGGCCTGCGCCCTTTTCATCTTGTTTGGCCTCGCCACCATCATCGCGCTCTTCAGTCGCTTTCGCATCAGGGCGTTTGTCCTGTTTCTCGCTGCGTTCGCTGCGGTTCTGACTTGGTGGAGCACCATCAAGCCTTTGGGCGTCGCCGACTGGGCGCCAGATGTCGCCCGTCAGGTAACCGGCACCCGCGACGGAAATCTGTTGACGCTGAAAGACGTGCGCGACTTCGAATGGCGCAGCGACACTGATTTCACCGAACGTTGGACAACGCGGACCTACGACCTCTCCAATCTTCAGACCGTCGACCTCTTCATGTCTTATTGGGCCGGACCGAAAATGGCCCATGTCATCATGAGCTTTGGCTTCTCCGGTGGTGAGTATCTTGCCTGGTCCATTGAGGTGCGGCGGCGCGTTGGTGGCGAGTTTTCGCCCATAGCCGACCTGTTCAAGAGCAATCCCTTGGTCATCGTCGCGGCTGAGGAGCGAGACGTCGTTGGCCTCAGGTCAAATGTTCGGGAGAGGATGTCCAAATCTATCGACTGAAAGCGCCTCCGGATGCGGGCCGGGCACTTCTGCTCGAGTACCTGTCGGACGCGAATGCTCTTTCCACGACTCCGGAGTTTTACAATTCGATCACGACCAACTGCACGACCACGATTGTCAAGATGATGCGGGCGGTGGGTGACGCAGTTCCTTTCGACTGGCGCCTCATCGTCAACGGCTATCTTCCCGACTATGCATATGACCGAGGTGCACTCGACACCCGTGTACCGTTATCGACTTTGAGGGAGTTGGCCCACATAGACGAGCGTGCGCGGAAGTCAGGCCTTTCGCCGGATTTTTCGAGATTGATCCGGGTTGGTGTGCCGTCTCCCCGCCTTGGCTATTGATCTGGGAAGGGCCTCGCTGGCGGGATCGAAGCACCAAGGGAGGCCGTCTCGCTGATCTCGCTTTGGTGGTAGGCTGGTCAGGTAGCGCAGTCGTTATTTTGCATCGTTCCGCTATTCGCCGATGCGAGATTGGTGGTGACGATGAAGGAGACGCTCGAAGAGCTTCGAGACGGGGAGTTGAGCCGATGGCCGCGAACCATGTTGAATTCTCGGAACTTGTAACGCTGATCATTGGTCTGGTCGCGTTGGTCGCGGGAACCCGCATTCGTCAAATGGTTCCAGTGCTGAAACGCATCGACATGCCCAACGCCGTGATCGGCGCCATGATAGTGGCTCTGCTGGTTCTCCTTGCACAGCTCATGTTCGCAACTGAGGTCGCCTTCGGCACAAAGCTTCGCGATCTTCTGTTGCTTGTCTTCTTCACGACGATCGGCCTGTCGGCGAAGCTAAAAGCGCTGCGAGCCGGTGGCCGTCCGTTGGTCATCCTTTGCGCAGTGACAGTGCTTCTGCTGGCCTGCCAGAATCTGGTTGGCATCGGTGTCGCCACGGCTTGGGGTGCACACCCCTTCTACGGGCTCCTTGCCGGGAGCCTTTCCTTCGTCGGTGGGCCAGGGACGGCACTTGCCTGGGCGAAGGAGGCGGAGGCCGTCGGGCTTCAGAACGCGCAAGCGGTCGGGGCAGGAGCGGCGACCCTTGCGGTGATCACCGGCGCTCTGGTGTCGGGACCCATTACCGGCTGGCTGATCGGGCGTCATGGACTCTCCCCGGTCGCGGCACCGCAGACTGAGGTCTCCTTCGCCGAACCGCAAAAAGAAGCACCAGCAGCAGGTCACGAGCGGCGCTCGAGCCTTGAGAGTATTCTGGCGACCATCCTGATCGTTGCGGTTTCGGTCCTTCTTGGCGACAAGCTCAATAGCTGGGCCAAGGACGCAGGATTGTTGCTGCCCGGCTTCCTGTCGGCGATGCTCGCGGGAGTTTTCCTGACGAACCTTGCTGACTGGACTCGCATCCGGCTGGACTTCGAGCCGATTCAAAAGGGGGGCGAGGTCGCTCTGAACCTGTTTCTGGTGCTCAGCCTCATGAGCACTAAGCTGATTGCCGTTGCCGCTATCCTTGGACCACTTTTCGTCAACGTACTGCTGCAGATCGTCGTCATCGTGGCGATTGCCTATTTCGTTCTGTTCCGGTTGCTGGGCCGCGACTATGAGGCTGCGGTTACGGTCGGCGGTTTCCTCGGCTTCGGGATATCTTCAATGCCCGTTGCGATGGCGACCATGGACGAGGTGGCGCGTCGCTACGGACCCGCCCCGAAGGCGTTCTTGCTGATCACCCTGGCGGGATCGTTCTTCGTCGATCTTGCCAATGCGCTCGTTGCAAAGTCATTCCTGGCGTTGCCACTTTTCGACATGAAAGCCCTGGGCGTCGCAGGGCCTTGATCTCGACAAATGCTATCGAGCGAGCGGCAACCTGTTGAATGGCCCAGTGACGCTGCTGGCTCGCGATGGATGTCGCTACGAGCCGCAACGTCGATGCTGTAAGCCTGCGAACGACCTCACGTGCTAGCCACTTGCGCTTGAGTCGGGGTTGGCTTTGGCACGGCTCGAATGCCGTTCTCTTTAAATGCGATGTTGACCGCCTTCAATGCCGCCCGGCGGATAGCGGATTGCTTGCCCGGTTTCGCCTTGAACTTCGCCCGAAAGACCAGGGTACCGTCCTCGAGATCGGCAATACCTTTGCTCTTGAAGGGTTCCAACAGGTCGGGGGCAAACTCCGGGTCCGCCGCAATTTGCTCACCGATCTCCGTGAACAGCTTGAGTACCAGTTCGACATCGGTGTCGAGGGCAACGCGGAAGGACACCTGGTCAATGACCCAGTCGCGGCTGAAATTCTGAATCTTACCCATCTGTCCATACGGCACTGTTGCCAGGGAACCGGTCGAATTGCGCAGCGTCACCGATCGTATCGAAATTTTCTCCACGGTCCCTTTGGTTCCGGATGTTTCGATGAATTCGCCGGCGCGAAAAGCATCGTCGACCAGAAAGAACAGGCCGGAGACGACATCTTTGACCAGCGCCTGCGAGCCGAAGCCAATGGCCAAGCCAAAGACGCTCAAACCCGTGATGAGCGGCCAGACGTTAACGCCGACCGAAACCAGCATGGTCAGCAAAGCCAGCGCTACGATACTTGTCTTGCCGGTGAAGGCGAGCAGGGGGACCAGTGTGCCGAGCCTCGAAGGCTGCGCCCCGGATGGGCCGTTGGCAGCCGCCTTATCTGCGAGGGAGAGTCGATCGATGATCGCACCGATAACATTCCAGAGGAATGCGCCCAACAAGCCGATCAGCGCCACCGCGAAGGCCTGGCGCGTGACCGCCTTTATATCCATGCCAAATCCGGCCGCGAGCGGCGCCGCCCACATCGTCCCGAGCAATGCCAACACCAGGATTACAAGCGCGAACCGCGCTGTCTCCCGCCCTGCGGCCCTCACGGCCGAAATGTTGGGAGATTCCAGACCGCGCTGCGCCCAGGTCATTATGATCGTATCCAATTGCGGAGCGACGAAGACGACCATGGCGGTCAACAGGACCGCCAAGCTGGGAATTGCCGCGCCCATAGTGCGCGCAATCTGGTTGCTA containing:
- a CDS encoding mechanosensitive ion channel family protein, with protein sequence MSDNPTMDADMMSVMTGLEQVAERFMDGLNARSLGWTQAPAEFRSLQAVLAASSTSAVLLCLQIVLVVALVANVLQFFGRRASRSTTGGWRRFLYFSAAVVAALAIGLLSARLLAGSGLSLRTLRLWTVATVAGAIVLVALRALLLASHHPEFRHRKTHLTTYVRDLSFVSGWAIAGLALVSTLRIWGAGAGLVDLTGTLLVAIPTLILVIHAIWRHRRTIAGSIAGRRPRDQWRARFARSWPPIVMVMLVLIVVSNQIARTMGAAIPSLAVLLTAMVVFVAPQLDTIIMTWAQRGLESPNISAVRAAGRETARFALVILVLALLGTMWAAPLAAGFGMDIKAVTRQAFAVALIGLLGAFLWNVIGAIIDRLSLADKAAANGPSGAQPSRLGTLVPLLAFTGKTSIVALALLTMLVSVGVNVWPLITGLSVFGLAIGFGSQALVKDVVSGLFFLVDDAFRAGEFIETSGTKGTVEKISIRSVTLRNSTGSLATVPYGQMGKIQNFSRDWVIDQVSFRVALDTDVELVLKLFTEIGEQIAADPEFAPDLLEPFKSKGIADLEDGTLVFRAKFKAKPGKQSAIRRAALKAVNIAFKENGIRAVPKPTPTQAQVAST
- the gltS gene encoding sodium/glutamate symporter, with amino-acid sequence MAANHVEFSELVTLIIGLVALVAGTRIRQMVPVLKRIDMPNAVIGAMIVALLVLLAQLMFATEVAFGTKLRDLLLLVFFTTIGLSAKLKALRAGGRPLVILCAVTVLLLACQNLVGIGVATAWGAHPFYGLLAGSLSFVGGPGTALAWAKEAEAVGLQNAQAVGAGAATLAVITGALVSGPITGWLIGRHGLSPVAAPQTEVSFAEPQKEAPAAGHERRSSLESILATILIVAVSVLLGDKLNSWAKDAGLLLPGFLSAMLAGVFLTNLADWTRIRLDFEPIQKGGEVALNLFLVLSLMSTKLIAVAAILGPLFVNVLLQIVVIVAIAYFVLFRLLGRDYEAAVTVGGFLGFGISSMPVAMATMDEVARRYGPAPKAFLLITLAGSFFVDLANALVAKSFLALPLFDMKALGVAGP
- a CDS encoding alpha/beta hydrolase, whose translation is MLGAVLSLSLGCASRPTNVLLPVADTSPSTSKVEMLVTTTRSRSSNPAEMYTGERGLAPSFADITVSIPPASVRKVGEVAWPKKLPSNPATDFAVVKAEEITRDGAKDWLRASVRKSPDHSVLVFIHGFNNRFEDSLYRFAQIAHDTGTNSAPILVTWPSRGSTLAYGYDRESTNYTRDALETLFQYLAHDREVKEVSILAHSMGNWLALESLRQMAIRNGGLPTKFKNVMLAAPDVDVDVFRTQIADMGKQHPQFTLFVSQDDRALAFSRRVWGNIPRLGSIDPELAPYKEELASNNVTVIDLTKVKSGDSLNHGKFASSPQIVQLIGARMAAGQTLTDSRVGLGDTIVQATTGAAAAAGSAAGLVISAPVAAIDQNTRENYGNQVESLTGSPSGQANKGCETSAKGCKKVMTQRGQGGSEAY